The genomic stretch TTCTAAATTACAGAATATGGTATAATTTTGTTAAACATAATTTTAGGGGTGAAAATCCCATGAATTTTTTAAATCCTTCCGAAAGAAAAGCACTGAATGAATTTTCTTCAAGGGTGAAGAGTGCTCTTAGTGATAATTTGATTGATCTCAAGTTTTTTGGGTCTAAATCAACCGGTAAATTTCATGATCAATCTGATATTGACGTGCTGTTAATTGTCAATAAGAGAGATGAGAATATCCTAGATATCGTGAGTGATGTTTTGTTAGACGTAGAGTTGAAATACGCTTCTAAGATCTCTCCTGTGGTACTTTCAACCGCAGAATTCTTAAAGAATCAACAACATCAAACCTTGTTTTATCATGAAATAACCCGGGACGGTGTAACGTTATGATTGAGGATATGGATCTGGCCCGATACCGAATTCAGAAAGCATATGATCATCTTAAATCAGCGGAAATTCTTTTTAATGCTGGCATGTATAACGATTCCCAAGGACGTTCTTATTATGCCATGTTTAACGCTGCAAGAGCGCTTTTAGCTTTAAAACAACTTGACAGCAAAAAACATAGCGGTGTAATCTCTCTATTCAATCAACACTTTGTTAAAACCGGTATAGTTGACCGAACAGCTGGCAGGAACTTTAACAAAGCCAGAGTAAAACGGGAATCATCTGATTATGCTGATTTTTATGTAGTCAGTAAAGACGAATCGTACCACCAGTTAGAAACGGCGAAAAGCTTTGTGGAACTCATAAAATCGACTCTGGAAAAATGGTAATTAGTGCAGTGATTAAGGCTCATTACTAAAGCAAATAAATACAGGATATAATACCAATACCTTCGCGAATTACCTTCCTGTGAAAGAAGGAAGGGACTCCTAACCGCCGTTTGGCGGTTTTTTTTTGTTTAAGGGCCTTTTGAAGGGGGGAGAAATATGTTTGGCCGTGAATCCAAACCTTGTAAGGTTTACGAATATGGTTGTTTACAACCGGTGGCCGGGGAGGAGATTTTAATCGAAGAAATGCACCGCCGGCAGAAACTTTGGAATAAACTTGTAGAGATTGAGCGGGCCCACCGTGAGAAGGTGCGGGAAATATTGGTGGTGCCGGATGACCCGGTGACACCTCTCATGGACAGGTTAAAAGAACTCCGGAATCAAATCAAGCTGGCCCGTAAAAAAGAACGAACCGGCAAAGTAGATGTTACAACGTTACAGGGGCAGGCCCGGGAATTACGAGAGCAAATAGCAACAGCAAAGATGCAAAGAAACGAGGCAAAAAAACTCGCCCGGGAATCTAATAAAGGTGCCTTGGACCAACTGGAGAAAGAACGGCGTGAAGTAGTCAAGGCAGCCACTAAAGCCAGTGGATTGTACTGGGTTAACGCTGAAGAAGTGAGAAATAATTATGAAATTGCCCGCAGGCGTGCGATGCGGGATAAGACGGAATTAAAATTTCACCGGTGGGACGGAACCGGGAAAGTTACCGTTAGGTGGCAGAAGGGGCTTGCAATACCCGGGGCCTTTGAAAGCGATACACGCATGCAAATTGATCCTGTGCCGGTAGAGGCTTGGGAACACTCTAAAAGAAGTGTGCGAAGAAAAAAATCCCGTACCAAAATACGCCTACGGGTTACTTCCGACGAAAGAAAGAAACCCGTTTGGGTAAAGCTTCCCATGGTAATGCACCGTCCAATACCGGCAGAGTCAGAAATAAGGTGCGCTTCTATTATCCGGGAAAAAGTCGGACGCAAATACAGGTATAAAGCAGTCATTACCGCAACCATCACCAACGCTTTCCCGTTGCACGGAAATGGAACAATCGGTATTGACCTGGGCTGGCGTCAGGTAAAGGATGGTTTGCGAGTTGCATATTGGGCAGATGACCGGGGAGAGCACGGGCAATTATTACTTGAACCGGAAATACTTCATGAATTCAATAAACTACCTGATTTGCGAGCCATCAGAGATAAGCATTTTAACGAGATCAAATCTGAGCTCAGCGCCTGGGCGGCGAATAATAATAAGCCGGATTGGCTTACAGAGGAATTAAAAACAATAAAGGCCTGGCGCTCCCCGGGGCGATTGGTAGCACTAATCTTCCGTTGGAGCGTGCAAAGATTTGAAGGCGATGTGGAAATATACGAAAAGCTGGAATACTGGCGTAAGCGGGAAAACCACCTGTATGACTGGGAAGCAAATTTGCGCGACCAGGTACACCGTAGACGGCGGGAGATTTACCGCATATTTGCAGCGGATATTATTAAAAAATATGGCACTGTAGTGTTAGAAGATTTTGACCTTCGAAAAGTAGCCAGAAAAAAAGATCCAGAAGAAGGAACCCGTGGTTCGCTGCCCATGGATAAGCAAAGATTTATCGCATCGGTGAGCGAATTGAGGCTGGCAATTCAAAATGCTTGTGCCCGGGCAGGTGCGGCCGTTTACACAGTAGACGCAAAATACAGCACTGTCGAGTGTTATGAATGTGGCCACCGGGAGAATTTTGATGCATCGGTTAAATTAATGAGAACTTGTCCGAAGTGTAAAAAGCTTTGGGATCAGGATTATAATGCTGCTATTAATTTATTGCACAGGGGACTGGAAGTTCGCAAATAGGCGGTCTTTTTATACGATAATAATATTTGCGAAGATTTATGGTAATGAATATGGTTTCTGAATGCGCCATTACTGCATTTTGCGTTCGGGTTGCAATGCCTGGCTCAGGGGCTTTAAAACTGAGAGACGAACGAAACGGGCACAGATTCTATTATCAATGAACAAGTTGCAATGCTTAGCTAAGGGGTTTTAACACTGAGACCGTGATGCACTGGTGGAGTATATAACTAACAAACAAGTTGCAATGCCCAACTCAACTGACAAAAGCAATTGACAATTACAAGTGATATTACATATAATAGCATTGGTGGTGATTTTGTTGTCAAAGTTGCAAAAACTTTACCGTAAAATAAAGAACAATCCAAAGGCTGTTAGCTTTCGGGATCTTGATAAACTACTGGCTTTTGCTGGATTTAAAGTGAGACAACCAGGAGGTGGTTCCAGTCATTATTTCTATAAGAAAAAGAACAAGTGTATTTCGGTACCATATAAAAGACCATATGTCCGTGAATATTATGTGAATAGAGTAATAGAACTCTTGGAAGGAGAGTTGGATTTTGAAAATCAAGAGGGACATTAATTATTACATGAATTTACCCTACACCATTTTATTAAAGAGGTATCCTGACGGAGTCTATTTTGCTGAGGTAAAGGAATTACCCGGCTGCATGACGGAAGCAGACACCAAAGAGGAAGTTTTGTTAATGATTGATGATGCCATGCGCGGATGGTTGGAAATTGCCATTCATGACGGCAGAGATATACCTGAGCCAGTAGATGAGAATTTTTCCGGAAGAATTCTCTTGCGAACACCCAAATCTCTGCACAAAGCTTTACTTGATAAAGCAAAGAATGAAGGTGTGAGCTTAAATCAATACCTGGTCTACCAGCTTTCAAAATCAGTCCAGTGTAATGAATAAAGTGAATTGATTATTACGGAAAGGAGGTCCCATTAATATGGATGATTTAAACCGTCATTTAAGGGAATTACTCCAAGATCCCGAATTTGAAAAAGCTTGGCAAGAAGGTGAGCAGGAATACAGGGAAGAAAAAAGACAAATAAAGACTTATGCTGTGGAAGGTGAGTTGGACCGTTTTCTTGATACTCCTGACAACCACGAGGAATTAGTTAGTAAGAGTGAGGCATATAGGAACGTTAAATATCCAGTGAAATCAACCAGACTACCGGAAGGTGAATGGCTGGCCGAACACCCTGATTTACCGGGGTGTAAAATTCATGGTTCAACACAGAAAGAGGCCATTGCCAATTTAGAAGAGGTTAAACTCTCCTGGATTTACGCAGCCATGGCCGAAGGCAGAAATATACCGAAACCTAGAACAGGGAAACAATAGTGTAATGCCCAGCTCAGGGGACTGGTTACTGAGACGGATATGTAAAGACTCTATGACTACCTGATTTTTTATATTGCAATGCCCAGCGATGAAAGGAGTGAACGCATATTTCTATCCTGGTTACAGTATCCATGTTCATGCTGTTATTTAACAAACCATTTAGAAAATTTGTTGTTGTCTGTCCCATAAAAGAACCCAGTTATAATATATCAAGTATTTTTGTCTTTTTACTAACCTTTGCCACAGCACTATTGTTGTTTGAAAAGGCAGAAGTAATCTCATCAATCGAACAACTAATCCCCTCCGCAGCAATTGCCGGCGCGGCAGTAATACTCTACAACCTGGGGGTTCAAATAACTATCATGCTGCGCCGAGGGAAAAAGGATGTCAGGTGGGTAGTATACTGCTGGAAGAATATTGCCTTCATCTCTTTAGCTGTAATTGCCGGCGTATTAATAACCCTAAATGCTCCCGTCGAAAACCTAATTATAGTAGGAGCTTTGTCGTTCTTCTTTTGTATGGTCAAATAATCAGCCCAAATAACATCGTCTTTCACTATCAGGTTTTGCTTTATTCCGCGTTTTTAGCGCGGTTTTTTTGTTTTTTGAGGCCAAATAACAATAAAATGGAGGGATAAAAATGTATCCACAAAGGAAAACCGCACTAATCACCCTGATTGCCTTAACGGTATTATTGTTCACATGTGGTATTGCATACGCTGATAACGGTGCAACCCCTGAAATCGATTTTGATCAAGGTACAATCGAAACCGGTACCACATCCGGGGACGATCTTGAAGCCAAGGTAACAAAGGTTTGGAACTATATAATGGTGGGTGTGGCCTTTGTAGTAGCCTGGAACATAATATCAAATGCTTTGGCCCTTGGCAGCAAAAACAGCAGCAAGCGGGCAGAGGGTGGCGAAGGTTTGGCAAAGTCCGTAATAGGTGCTGTAATCGCCTTCGGCGTCTGGAAAATAGTTGGCTGGGCTATGGGGGTCTTGGGGTAATGAGAAATTATCAAGTCCCCATCCAGTTTCGGCAAGAGACAAAACCTTTTGGAGGTGTCCTTAGTTTAAGGCAGTTCTTTTATATAACTTTTGGGTTTGGACTCGGTTGTATGTTTTGTTACCCTATTCCCTGGGACATTGCCTGGATAATTCCCAAAGCAATATTATTTTTGTTGCCTATTGGTTTGTCTATTCCCCCGGGTTTCAAGCGAATCGAAAAATACGACTGGTACCTGGATAGGTACTTACTACTCAAATGGCATTTCTATGTTAGCAGAAAGGAATTTTCGTGGCGCAAAAAGGCAGGTGGGGAATAAATGAAATTGTTTAACCGTATAGAGATAAATTTCATCAAGAAAGAAAATGAATACGAAGAACCTTTAGAGGAGACTGCGCAGGATTTCCTCGGTGTTGATGACATAAAGAACGGTGTGATTCGCCACAGCAACCGGCATTACTCTCTGGTAGTGGAAGTAAACCCTATCAATTATAATTTACTCTCAGACAACGAACAAAATCAGGTGGAAGATTCGTTCATGGAGTTTTTAAACTCGCTTAATTATCCTATACAGCTATATGTTCAAACCAGGTACTTAGATGTATCCGGTCACTTAAATTTTCTGAAAAGCAAAAGTCAAAGTGCTAAGGGGGAACTTCAAAACTATATAGCAAACCTGCACGAATTCATGCGATTGAAACTGGCCCAAAAACCCGTTCTTATTAAGAGGTATTTTGTAGTTATCTCTTGCAAGGCCGAAAAACCACGGCAGTCAATGCAGGAGTTAGAACGACGAGTAAATCATATTATTGAAGGTCTTTACGGGTGTGGTATCGTTGCCCGTCCTCTTAATACTGAAGAAGTCACTGACTTAATCTACGCAGCTCAAAACAAAAAACGCGCCTATGTCACAAATATCAAAGATTCAGTGAGCTACGGCCACAAATCACTCTATACAACGAAGGGAGGTTAATAAAATCATCTTCTTTAAAGGAAAAAATGCCAAACTACCCAAAGAAAATAAGAAAAACTTTCTTGCCGGTGCATCTACAATGGCTGACATCATTGCCCCCGATGGTTATAGGATACACGAAGACCATATAAGAATAGGAGGCAGCCGGTGGGTAAGATCTATCTGCATAACCCAAATTCCCAACCGGGTCCGAATTGGGTGGCTGGACAGACTGTTTAGCATCGGTGATGTTGATGTATCCATATACCTTGAAAAAGGTAAAGAAAACGAAGTACTGACTGCTCTTAATAGAGAAATTCTTGACCTGGAAACAAAACTGGAGCAGGCACGGCGCAGCTATGAT from Bacillota bacterium encodes the following:
- a CDS encoding nucleotidyltransferase domain-containing protein, coding for MNFLNPSERKALNEFSSRVKSALSDNLIDLKFFGSKSTGKFHDQSDIDVLLIVNKRDENILDIVSDVLLDVELKYASKISPVVLSTAEFLKNQQHQTLFYHEITRDGVTL
- a CDS encoding HEPN domain-containing protein; translation: MDLARYRIQKAYDHLKSAEILFNAGMYNDSQGRSYYAMFNAARALLALKQLDSKKHSGVISLFNQHFVKTGIVDRTAGRNFNKARVKRESSDYADFYVVSKDESYHQLETAKSFVELIKSTLEKW
- a CDS encoding transposase; protein product: MFGRESKPCKVYEYGCLQPVAGEEILIEEMHRRQKLWNKLVEIERAHREKVREILVVPDDPVTPLMDRLKELRNQIKLARKKERTGKVDVTTLQGQARELREQIATAKMQRNEAKKLARESNKGALDQLEKERREVVKAATKASGLYWVNAEEVRNNYEIARRRAMRDKTELKFHRWDGTGKVTVRWQKGLAIPGAFESDTRMQIDPVPVEAWEHSKRSVRRKKSRTKIRLRVTSDERKKPVWVKLPMVMHRPIPAESEIRCASIIREKVGRKYRYKAVITATITNAFPLHGNGTIGIDLGWRQVKDGLRVAYWADDRGEHGQLLLEPEILHEFNKLPDLRAIRDKHFNEIKSELSAWAANNNKPDWLTEELKTIKAWRSPGRLVALIFRWSVQRFEGDVEIYEKLEYWRKRENHLYDWEANLRDQVHRRRREIYRIFAADIIKKYGTVVLEDFDLRKVARKKDPEEGTRGSLPMDKQRFIASVSELRLAIQNACARAGAAVYTVDAKYSTVECYECGHRENFDASVKLMRTCPKCKKLWDQDYNAAINLLHRGLEVRK
- a CDS encoding toxin HicA; translated protein: MSKLQKLYRKIKNNPKAVSFRDLDKLLAFAGFKVRQPGGGSSHYFYKKKNKCISVPYKRPYVREYYVNRVIELLEGELDFENQEGH
- a CDS encoding type II toxin-antitoxin system HicB family antitoxin, whose translation is MNLPYTILLKRYPDGVYFAEVKELPGCMTEADTKEEVLLMIDDAMRGWLEIAIHDGRDIPEPVDENFSGRILLRTPKSLHKALLDKAKNEGVSLNQYLVYQLSKSVQCNE
- a CDS encoding type II toxin-antitoxin system HicB family antitoxin yields the protein MDDLNRHLRELLQDPEFEKAWQEGEQEYREEKRQIKTYAVEGELDRFLDTPDNHEELVSKSEAYRNVKYPVKSTRLPEGEWLAEHPDLPGCKIHGSTQKEAIANLEEVKLSWIYAAMAEGRNIPKPRTGKQ
- a CDS encoding conjugal transfer protein TraC — encoded protein: MKLFNRIEINFIKKENEYEEPLEETAQDFLGVDDIKNGVIRHSNRHYSLVVEVNPINYNLLSDNEQNQVEDSFMEFLNSLNYPIQLYVQTRYLDVSGHLNFLKSKSQSAKGELQNYIANLHEFMRLKLAQKPVLIKRYFVVISCKAEKPRQSMQELERRVNHIIEGLYGCGIVARPLNTEEVTDLIYAAQNKKRAYVTNIKDSVSYGHKSLYTTKGG